CAGGAAATCTAGTACTAGTACCTATTCAGGAGATTGTATTTTATGAGAATTCAGCTAAAAAAACCAATCTagaaagtgtgaaatactctAGTACTGTGTACATAGTATTGTGATGTTTCTTCATTGTAGGGCATTACTGCTATAGTTTATGTGTAATCTTTACACTTCATGGAAGAACAAGTATTACCTATCTGCGATTTTGCTTTTCAGAATTTTGAAAGGTTCCTAATTTAGAATTGCATTGCACTTTAAAATGGTTTATGCCCACCattattattccatatatttataaCTGCCTTTACATACTGTGAAGAATTGAGATAAATGAGTTCCTTCCTAAAAAGATGCAGTTTTTATAGATTCATTCCAAAATAATTAGTGACTAAGTTTTGTGCTATTGTAAAGAGGGATTTTGGACATCATTTGTGAATATTGTGACCTAATAAAACCCCATTTTGCAATTATTGTCTGATTAGGGTACAAACATTCTTTCCTACATTGTTTTCACCAAAATAAGTGTTATACAAAATAGAACAAGTTAATTGTGTATTTTTCTGTTGCTGGGCTACTGATGAAAAAACAAATTGAAGAATGAACTGTACGCTAAAGATCAAGCTATTAAGATGTTTGTATCAgctgcaaagtaaaaaaaatacaggtaACAGCAAGAAAttaagtttatttctttaataattaatataaagaagtgtCATACAGTAAGCAATTCTCCAAAATCAATACCACACAAAGTAATCAATGGCATTTTTAAAATCTACTTTTCAACACTGCTTTATCTACAGCTATGTAATGATGTATTTACAGTATCAAAATTATATAGGTTCCAGAATTTGCACTGTAAACTAATAACCATCAACTCTTGCTCCTGGTGCATAATGATCTTCACTCTTTCGTTCCCCCATTATCCACTGACGATGACGTTCAATTCTCATGGCTTGAACTCTTGCAACCTATGAGGGAAGAGATATAGAATCGGTAaacaaacagtaaaataaaaactttaaattagcAATGAGCTTGGTAAACTGCCCTCCTCATAggtttaccaaattcctttggtACACTTATTAAATTGCAACTGCATAATACACTTTGCTGTGCTAAAGGAAATTGTGAAGTAACACTTGGAAGGTAATCCGTTAAAATTCAATATAACAATGTTTAGGCTGAATTTATTTATGTCATGATGTAACTGTAAATCAAGACAATACTCAGTgggtttaaataaaatataaaagaacacaGTGGGTTTAAATAAGATATAAAGGAAAAGTTAAATCCCTAGACAAGAACACAATGGGTTTAAATAAGATATAAAGTAAAAGTTAAATCCCTAGACAACTGTACACATTAATTACTGGTTACTGGGACATCTGTTAGTCTTTATAAGGCAGATCTAAAGAAGGGTTAAAAAGATCACATAAAATAATCACCATGCATGGTGATCTAACACATACATGTACACAGAATACAGAATGTTAAAAACTTGAGTAAAATTAATTTCTAGATACCTGCTTAGTCTCGAACATACATTCCCTTAAGTCATCCAAGTAATCTTGGCACTTGACTTTCCCTTTGGAAGCTCCATAGGCTTCTATGCATTCGACAGCTCTCATTTCAAAATCATTGCACTTTATAAAAGACTGGTGAGTCATAATACCCCCAGTCAAATCCGTCAAGGGATTGCGGCTGAATGGTGAGAAGTGGGCTgacatttctgaaaataaatgaagatgatttATGAAGATGATTTCAAAGAAAGAGCACACCAAAGATAAAAATTTTGATCAGCAAACTGTTTCAAGTACAGCAAGAGTTATCTTTAAAGATGATTTGCAATTCTGCATATTTATGTTGACAAGCCAAACAATAGGGCACTTTTAGTCATTCAGTGCTCATGAAAATGACAAGAGACAGCAAGAAATCCAGATAATACAGTATTAAGATCTAAAGGCAGAACTGGTGGGATGCTACACCAGTCATACAGCTCTGACAACTAAGATCTCTGGTTAAGTAGAAATAATACTAGTTACTAGTAAATTATTCATCATCCCAGAGGATACGGCCTAGCTTTATCTTATGCTAAATGAACGAATCGTATGAAAACTCCTCATAATTCTACTCTTAACAGATATTTCCCATCAAAAGATTGTTTTAACATTAATTCCCATGGGGCTGGTACTCAACATGACAATCAAGGGATTAGTTGCACTATTCAAATAAGAATTTGACCCAGAAAACTTCCACTGCAATGCTGAAATGGATTATGGGCAACTTGTATAATTTCACCAGACACTTTTGGTTGGGGTATGATAAACATCAGCCTAAAAGGTTCCTACGATATCGTTCTTGCTAAACTTTAGCGAGTAGGAGAACGAGTGAAGGGTCACGACTTACTCGAGGGTCCAACTAAGTTAGGTAACTAAGTTAGGTAAGGGTAAGTCCAACTAAGTAAGGGTAAGTCTGGTTAAATCACATTCCctctaaaatgttattgttagtatacaataaggttttgtacatacttacctggcagatatatacttagctataacGTCTCTGACgttcacgacagaattcaaaatcgcgcacacgcgacaggtaggtcaggtgatctacttaccccgccgctgggtggcggctgtaagaaccaatctccctttccagccagaattttccttccaccggtctcctgaggggaggctgggcgggccatcaatcgtatatatctgccaggtaagtatgtacaaaaccttattgtactaacaataacatttttgtacatggaactttcctgtcagattatatacttagctgattgacacccttggtggagggaaagagacagcaatataaatatggaaaaaaggggaaaaccaacactagttgtaggatgtaaatacaaccttggttcttatttttttcctgttaggcagaagacttcgtagttactgtctatgagtctgcgttgccttaagagcttcagcgagggcgtgacctacagctgacagactctttgggtctatcaaagggatttggttatccgcttacttgatagaatccgagcaggatctgtcaacggggattcgcccacttatatgacagaacctaaccactatcattgcaaggagctcaaaacataaaccgatcacctaaccaatctaatcattgttagactacgaatgaaaaacatgcctaccccgcatgttctttcaaacaaccaaaaacttacaacctaacaaggggaaaaacaTATACGtactaaggatatgtctcagctcccctgccccagcaccgaatccgccgatacgtacgggcctaacccgaagcacttctcatacgtaattttgacgtctctcagatagtggtttgcaaagactgagttgcaacgccagaatgttgccttcataatattactcaggatatgttttttgttaaaagtcaatgacgtggcaatagctcttacctcatgagctttgaccttaagaactttgaattgactttcctcacatatcgcatgcgcttctttcaccaggcttctgataaagaaagacagcgcattcttcgaaagagtcctccttggatctcttacagagcaccaaaggtttgACATCActgcccttaagtttttttctttctctgaagatagaatttcaaacttcttactgggcaaagcgacctctctgcttcctcgcctactaatgcagacaatccttgtacttcaaagctcctaggccaaggatttgaggggttctcgttcttggctaagaacgaaggaaggaacgaacagatagctgcatctcctctgaatcccacatttccttctagtgcatggagttcactaaccctctttgcggaagccaatgccatgagaaaaattgtcttcttcgtgaggtctctaaacgaggcagactgaggctgttcgaacttattggacctcaggtaacgtagcactacatccagattccaactcggaaccctggagaaaccttcttggatgtttcaaacgatcttattagatcatgaaggtccttatcttctgaaatgtttaagtttctgtgcctaaacactgcagatagcatgctacgatagcctttaatggttgataccgccaatccactttcttccctaaggaaaagtaagaagtctgctatttgggtcacagagggtactggaagaggaaaagtgatggttcctccACCATCgcccgaaagacgtcccacttcgattggtaggactaaggtagaaggccttcttgctgctgcgatagctgttGCAAAACTCTTGCAGAAAacgcctctcgttctgaccaaacttttgacagtctgaagccagtcagatctagagcggggaggtttttgtgatacctctcgaagtggggttgtctgagcagatcgatcctctgtggtaatgttctcggctcaagatctactaaccattccagtacctctgtgaaaccGCATACTTTGTGCGgagccagaacggggctaccaagcgtcatccttgctgcctccgattctgcaaattttctttagtctctctcccagtatcttgaatggaggaaaagcatacatgtctaggacccttccaatctagtggGAGAaaacgcgtctatcgacactgccctcgggtccgatatcggagagcagtagttggctatcctcgcattcttggttgtggcgaagaggtctatatgaggcttgccccaaagcttccacaggtcctggcaaacatcctcgtgaagagtccactctgcaggcaggacttgatctttcctgcttaggaggtctgctctgacgttcttttctccctgtacgaacctggtaaggagacaaatcttcctttgctctgcccaaagcagaagttcttttgctgtctcgtacagggagaaagagtgagtccccccctgcttcctgatgtaagccagggccgtggtgttgtccgagttgatctgtactgctgaagctaggacgtggggctcgaaaagctttcaaagctagccaaaccgccatcagctccttcttgttgatgtgccaggtcacctgttccttcttccatggtgcctgacacttctcttgagccgagcgttgctccccaacctgtttccgaggcgtcggaatacaacacttggttggggttcggaatgtgaagggacatcccttctgcaaacctgagagggttggcccaccaagagaggtccttcttgatttcccttgagaatCTCGAAGGAGAACGCTAGGTTTTGCGATCGACACCTTCAGTCTCGATGTATAAAGAAATTGTTAGGTCTGAGGTTCCACCTTCCTatagaaaggaattgctccaacgaggagagtgtccccaaacaaactcatccactccctcgctgtgcatacttctttctctaggaagctttgactttctctgaccctcgggctatccgttctggagacggaaaagcccgaaaatccagagaagccatccgaatccccagatagatacgatccttgactggggatcaactgagacttttgaaagttcaccaaaaagtcccagagaacttgccatgaaaagggtcttttgtaggtcctccaaacatcttttctgcgacttggctctgattagccagtcgtccccaagtaaagggacactctgactccctccaaatgtagccatcttgctacatttttcattaggcctgtgaagacctgaggggctgttgaaaggccgaagcacaaagccctgaactggaatatccttcctcccatcatgaacctgaggtatttccttgaagaaggatggataggcacactgaggatgtcgtctccatggcgaacttcctcttttctacaaagaaattcagggcgcttacatccagaaccggtctccatcctcctgaggcttttggaactagaaaaaggcggttgtaaaagcccgctgagcaagggtcgctcactagctctatagcctctttctcgaacatttgttccactgcttgtgttaaagcaaggctcatgatgggatccctgtacctggccaccaactccctcggagtcgttgtcaacggtggtctttccgtaaagggaatcagatatcctttccggataatcgagagggaccagttgtccgcatcctctctttgcccaggcttccgagaatcttagaagtctggcacctactggtgtttggaggactacttccctacttcttagctctgacagagcgtgagaaggatctacctctcttgaaaggtctattacctctcgaggtagaggctctagaaggagggccccctcgaaagggctcctgtctagctggagtctccttcttcgtcttcgtctgggaAGAAGGTCCTATGGCTTCCGTGTTGCCGActgcgcgagcatgtcctgagtcgccttcgcagagatagatcctgagatgtcctgtattatcttcttcggaaatagcagaggcgagagctgcgaatacagaagagaggctctttgggcatgcgaaacagacttagtcagaaaagagcagaagactgatctcttcttaaggatccctgctccaaacagggaggctatttcgctcgatccatctctaactgctttatcaatgcacgttagaacactgttgagatcttctggcgaaatagcatccgggttctgagtcttcttagccaagacccccaaagaccagtcaaggaagttgaagacttccaagactctaaacattcccttcagcaggtggtcaagctcgtcatagcccaggtagtcttagcagacaaaagagccgagcgtcgtgctgcatctaccagagaagagaagtccgcatccgccgatgaaggaagacccaggcctaggggttctccagactcgtaccaaaaatcccccagtctgcccgtaagcttggaaggagggaaagaaaaaacacagtcttccctttctcttccttagaaagcagccaatcaccaaaaacctctcaaagccttcttcattgagatggttggcttcatcctcacacaagagggaaactttcgtcttcttcgaagtcgagaataaagagagaggagacggaggagcgacgggagtaagggagtctccaaactcttgaagaaggagatctgtaaggatcttatatgacgaaactgacgagtccttcaccaaatcctcttctgaaggttcaacttcatccactgaagaaccctccgcttctttacgagggcagttagccttctctaaagaagtgcgcctgtccagagagtgtctagtaagcatactggcgcctatcaggggaaagccaaagtttctggagagctcctctcgaatgattCCTTCCTAcctctgatgagtgcgtgctctttgatccttaatcctactcctagaattccgggcttccaaaggggagcgcctgctaggagaggagagcctactatgctcaaaggcgcttctcaggatccatgcgcctgttcaaaggagagcggctgccaggcgagctgcgcctaccatgaggcgaacgcctactaggctcttggcgcctacttacaggagagcgaagccctggagaaggtcgcctactaggagaccggcgtctaccatgctccacaaacttcgatccagacttgtgtgtctcttcaaaaggtagtctcccagaagagacatatctttcaggctctacacgcctgtcctgaacagagcggctaaaAGGAGAGCCGCCGACCTATCatgagaaaagcgcctatcctccgcaccacgcttgggagcgggagagcgtctacttgtggggtagtagcgcctactaggctcaaggcgcctaacaaaaggcgagatcctgtctcttgacgaatccatcaaagagtaggctctcttatccggagaatgaaggatcttcggaaatgagcgagaagacgaggctgtacgcctgtctttagacgaacgcctactaggcgctagatcccttcctactggagagatgtagtcaccaggagaaagcttcttgggcgattgacgcctggaagacgacaagcgcctgccgagggaagagcgcctccttccatccgctgatacaggagagagaaccgactctgactgagacggtaacacaggcgaaggaatcctagacttcttgacagggagatgGAGGAGACGTcttccgacgcgttcctcctgccaaggagcccgccagcgccgaaatctgcgcttgcagtccagcaagaattcgagctggagatcttgcaaaatcctccaccggagaagaggctcgaagcctactatgaggcgagaactccttctccctcctgggtttcttgatctctacttccggctcttctggaaaaacttccgggctggaaggaaaggcgccaggagccttccGGCAGGctcttcagcggtcgcgaagaatccgaggcgctccatcctcttctaggcgaaggtgaggaagaagaagagaagcattggcgcaatacctccttcttcgcgcgaacaagggcagcctgggtacgagcatcaggatctaccgaggggacgcctgatcggtgggagttctccctaaccttcctgcagctgttgactttcctcctccactgggactgggagtctgggtaaatttttagtttcagccaaatttggaaaaatgcaataaaaatatatttgttgcatcagaaatagtgtggtttcaatgaatttaacgtttattttgactgcaaaccaaccgatttagagatttactatgtataaccctagttcatcccaccaattatgggggacaccctttgggaaccggggttttgggtgggggaaggggggggagggtgttggggcactgaatgatatttgcaataaatgaataattaatgttccagcacccctcccccatacccctaactaggcctaccggggggagggggtagggccccccagcgacccccccattaaagccacagtaattttcagggcaccacagaacctaacaaacccacctaacctaacctaggggccctgtaccctacccctacctaggcctagcgggggggctccgcccccctgcgacccccccttaaggccacagtgattttcggggcactaccgtaACCGGTAATACAACCACCCTAACCTTTAACCTAGGGCCCTgttacccctacctaggcctcaGAGGGGGGGATCCGAACCCCCCCTGCGAACCCCCcattaaggccacagtgatttttggggcactaccgaacctaatacaaccacctaaccttacctaggccctgtacccctacctaggccctagcgggggggctccgcccccctgcgcccccacccccctaaggccactacctaacatccatcaaaccaaatccaaagtgatggtactgctgtatacatcgttatactaccaccattataatatactctataaattaatgaagcttaccttaaactgttggttgaaaaaaatgtgctggtgctttgagggaaaacgtgaagccgttgcaaggttccctgacatgcaacttaaagtaggaagtggccaggtacccgacgaccacattgcactgcaaacaatcggtaggaaatcgaaggtctgtcaaaattaatgccagaagggccagccactacctctgccataggtacaggaagacaaaatgccgttttttgcttcattattcgagtattcagtcaaacaaggataccagtggacactagacaggtaactgtattactccgctgaaatgctagtgaaacttagttttcgactcaagtcattcgtaattggttatgaaacccatgacgtcataacgatgtcacacctctcagccaataatgagtaactggaactgcttttgtttgcgtaagaaagtaagttagagggctcattaaaagtaaacattaccgtagaggaaacacctctcccgacttaggaaaaattcgaggtaaaaacttaatctttttttttctctgtaagtatgcattagcgacaataatgtattgagaagaagtgttttgttatcacgtgctttactcgggaaaaatatcaatataatagatttcccataatggttgaaactaaaaCTTTACCGGAGTCTGGAataggtctaggcctggaagcattaaggagccgatcagacgcaccctccactgcactggggtcactgcacaattcaccttcactactcttaccttgcaacgaacgaatcttcttttccatgctaaggatcgtggctctcatggttgccacttccgtagtcgtatccttaggttcgatgcagggcgcaggagctgaaactggagaaggttctaatgctacaacaggattttcttctacctcgctaatacgagacttactagaactcctagacgaagcctttctcaccctgtctttctctaacttcctcaagtaggaagaaagagccttccattcaccctcatccaacttctcacactcattacacgggttaacaaaagaacattctttccctctacatttaaagcaaactgtgtgaggatctaccgtagctttcggtagtctcaccttgcattcatccatagagcacaccctaaacatagaagatttcttaacctcaaactcagacatctcgaaatcaaagaaaaatccaaatcaatatccaaaaacaatccacaaatgcgtatgccaagccaacaagatcaggtacttcaccgaaagtcagtccaaataaatccacggcaacgagaattgaataaagctgtcaggaggtaacaaccacaggtgtagtcgtcaccggcgacagaaaaattctggctggaaagggagattggttcttacagccgccacccagcggcgggtaaggtagatcacctgacctacctgtcgcgtgtgccgcgagttttgaattctgtcgtgacgtcagagacgtatagctaagtatatatctgacaggaaagttcatgtacaaaaatacatactACAGTAGGACTGACACCCTATTCTACCCCTAGttctaatggaatggaatacagtatttacatcaaaggctgggacctaggaggtcattcagcgctgagaggaaaactgagagtaaaggaggtttaaAGATGTAACGGgaaggaaaaccttgcagctgcactgagaaacaattgttaggggaggatgTTAAGAAAGATAGACTGTAGGAACGAGAATATgaatgggggtacagtaaaaggaatgaaaatggggTAAAATGTTACTTTAGTTGCGCTGTCTGATTTCCACCGGTCGTCGACCGGGACAGGTTCCTCATACATAGGGGCTATATGGACATACCTAATCTTTCCAACAATGCCAGGTCCTGACATTACCAGATCTGACCTACCTAACCTAGCTTAGAGCGACGTGCCCTGACCTGgcctgggtggggggggggggtttgccctCCTGGACCCTACAAAAAAAAGGTGGTAACCAGTCAAGGGTGGCAACTGGCAGGAATCAGGCCGCACAACTAAAGTTTTACCAAAAAGGGCTGCAGCTAtgggggccaaagggacactgcgaAGAACCTAAAAGTAGGTAGGTACTAGTAGTACCtaggtaatgcctacactgcaccgaatgaggtgcactgacggcactaacccaatACTGAGGGGCGGGGGGCTACTAGTACTGACGAAATTATTCTCGCTAAAATTGACCAAGTACCTGCTACCTatataggctagtaggctacctacctacctagttAGTAGCTAGGCTAGGTAGGTAGTACAGTAATGACTCCAATCGGCTGCCACGCTAATCATACAACTCTATCAAATAGGTAGGTATGTTCTTACCTAATTGTTAAGCAGAGCCTCTAAATCATGTAACCAGCCTTGACCTATGACCTAATTGTACTACCTAGCTAGTACCTAAATCCTGGCATAGGGTTAGCTACCTTCAAGGAGACTAAGGGAAGAATCCATAACCTTTACCTATTTACTATATTCTCATTAAACAACAGCATTAAAGCAGCGACCATAATATtgcaaattaaatgtaaaatatttgcttacCGAATGTAGACGGTTGTTTACACAAATGGATAAAATCAATCAGCTGTTTGCGACAATGTCGGGTTACGTCTTCCCCGAGAAAACCGGCTCGTTCTGTTGGCCACCATTGACGAACGGTTGTTTCTCGGTTCCGTTTTTTTATCGAAAATAATTGTCTCTTTGGTGGGATTCGTCGGTAAAATGGTTTATGTGGATGATGaattgtatttaaaattatttccagATTTTCAGTACATGACGTATTATTCCAAATGTACATAAATCGATagtcatgaataatttttttctaacttGCGAAAAACTCACACAAAGAACCAATCCAAAACATTGTAATGTACTGTACCCAAAAAgcaacacatacacaatatatatatatatatatatatatatatatatatatata
The Macrobrachium nipponense isolate FS-2020 chromosome 45, ASM1510439v2, whole genome shotgun sequence genome window above contains:
- the LOC135214343 gene encoding NADH dehydrogenase [ubiquinone] iron-sulfur protein 5-like → MSAHFSPFSRNPLTDLTGGIMTHQSFIKCNDFEMRAVECIEAYGASKGKVKCQDYLDDLRECMFETKQVARVQAMRIERHRQWIMGERKSEDHYAPGARVDGY